Proteins co-encoded in one Malus sylvestris chromosome 7, drMalSylv7.2, whole genome shotgun sequence genomic window:
- the LOC126627927 gene encoding glycerol-3-phosphate acyltransferase 5-like isoform X2, giving the protein MQTITSSMESIVSELEGTLLRDPDPFSYFMLVAFEASGLIRFAALLMMWPVIRFLEMIGMEEAGHRLMIFVAVFGIPKSEIESVARAVVPKFYMDDLDMEAWKVFSSYDRRVVVTKMPRIMVERFVKEHLRADEVIGSELVVNRFGFATGFVKGEVNIYNRVANLFVDEEQPTLGLGRTSSSGSSFLSLCKKETHPPFMITNKKHDEQQVLRPLPVIFHDGRLVKRPTPTTALLILLWMPLGISLAFIRLFMGLILPMRAIPYMSQLFGGKVIVKGKTPPPFSGGNSGVLFVCTHRTLMDPVILSAVLKRRIPAVTYSISRLSELLSPIPTVRLTRVRHVDAERIKRELTKGDLVVCPEGTTCREPFLLRFSALFAELTNRIVPVAMNYRVGFFHATTAKGWKALDPIFFFMNPRPVYEVTFLNQLPVEATCSSGKSPHDVANYVQRILASTLGFECTNFTRKDKYKLLAGNDGTVSYTSFVDQFKKMVVKAYIY; this is encoded by the exons ATGCAAACAATTACTAGCTCAATGGAGTCTATCGTCTCGGAGCTCGAAGGAACACTTCTAAGGGATCCTGACCCCTTCTCCTACTTCATGTTGGTAGCATTTGAGGCGTCGGGTTTGATACGGTTTGCCGCCTTGTTAATGATGTGGCCGGTTATTCGGTTTCTGGAGATGATAGGCATGGAGGAAGCCGGGCATAGGCTAATGATTTTTGTGGCTGTTTTTGGTATTCCAAAATCAGAGATTGAGTCCGTGGCTAGAGCGGTTGTGCCAAAGTTTTACATGGATGATTTAGATATGGAGGCTTGGAAAGTGTTTAGCTCATATGATAGGAGGGTTGTGGTGACTAAGATGCCAAGGATTATGGTGGAGAGGTTTGTTAAGGAGCATTTGAGAGCTGATGAAGTTATTGGTAGTGAGCTTGTTGTAAACCGATTTGGGTTTGCAACCGGCTTCGTTAAAGGTGAAGTTAACATATACAACCGAGTGGCCAATCTGTTTGTGGATGAGGAACAACCGACGTTAGGGTTGGGAAGGACTTCATCATCTGGTTCTTCATTTTTATCCCTATGCAAG AAAGAAACCCACCCACCATTTATGATCACCAACAAAAAGCATGATGAGCAGCAAGTCCTCCGACCACTCCCAGTGATCTTCCACGATGGTCGACTAGTCAAGCGCCCAACGCCCACAACTGCCCTCTTAATCCTCCTATGGATGCCACTAGGCATCTCACTTGCCTTCATTCGCTTATTCATGGGATTGATATTGCCGATGAGGGCTATACCCTACATGTCTCAACTATTTGGGGGCAAAGTCATTGTGAAAGGCAAAACCCCACCGCCCTTCTCCGGTGGAAACTCCGGCGTGCTATTCGTCTGCACTCACCGAACCCTAATGGATCCCGTTATTCTCTCCGCCGTACTTAAACGTAGAATTCCAGCAGTCACATACTCTATCTCTCGACTATCAGAGCTCTTATCCCCAATCCCCACCGTTCGATTAACTCGTGTTCGGCATGTCGATGCTGAGAGAATCAAGCGTGAACTAACCAAAGGGGACTTGGTGGTTTGCCCCGAAGGAACGACGTGTCGTGAACCTTTTCTTTTGCGGTTTAGTGCACTCTTTGCTGAGCTTACAAACCGAATCGTCCCGGTGGCCATGAACTACAGGGTAGGGTTTTTCCATGCAACGACAGCTAAGGGCTGGAAAGCTTTGGACCccatattcttcttcatgaACCCTAGGCCAGTTTACGAAGTTACGTTCTTGAACCAGTTGCCTGTGGAAGCCACGTGTTCGTCTGGAAAAAGCCCTCATGATGTTGCAAATTACGTGCAAAGAATCTTGGCCTCCACGTTAGGGTTTGAGTGCACCAACTTCACAAGGAAGGACAAGTACAAATTGCTTGCAGGGAACGATGGAACCGTTTCGTATACTTCGTTTGTCGATCAGTTTAAGAAGATG GTTGTTAAGGCCTATATTTACTAG
- the LOC126627927 gene encoding glycerol-3-phosphate acyltransferase 5-like isoform X1: MQTITSSMESIVSELEGTLLRDPDPFSYFMLVAFEASGLIRFAALLMMWPVIRFLEMIGMEEAGHRLMIFVAVFGIPKSEIESVARAVVPKFYMDDLDMEAWKVFSSYDRRVVVTKMPRIMVERFVKEHLRADEVIGSELVVNRFGFATGFVKGEVNIYNRVANLFVDEEQPTLGLGRTSSSGSSFLSLCKKETHPPFMITNKKHDEQQVLRPLPVIFHDGRLVKRPTPTTALLILLWMPLGISLAFIRLFMGLILPMRAIPYMSQLFGGKVIVKGKTPPPFSGGNSGVLFVCTHRTLMDPVILSAVLKRRIPAVTYSISRLSELLSPIPTVRLTRVRHVDAERIKRELTKGDLVVCPEGTTCREPFLLRFSALFAELTNRIVPVAMNYRVGFFHATTAKGWKALDPIFFFMNPRPVYEVTFLNQLPVEATCSSGKSPHDVANYVQRILASTLGFECTNFTRKDKYKLLAGNDGTVSYTSFVDQFKKMVVLFVKTNGPMRPPSLH, from the exons ATGCAAACAATTACTAGCTCAATGGAGTCTATCGTCTCGGAGCTCGAAGGAACACTTCTAAGGGATCCTGACCCCTTCTCCTACTTCATGTTGGTAGCATTTGAGGCGTCGGGTTTGATACGGTTTGCCGCCTTGTTAATGATGTGGCCGGTTATTCGGTTTCTGGAGATGATAGGCATGGAGGAAGCCGGGCATAGGCTAATGATTTTTGTGGCTGTTTTTGGTATTCCAAAATCAGAGATTGAGTCCGTGGCTAGAGCGGTTGTGCCAAAGTTTTACATGGATGATTTAGATATGGAGGCTTGGAAAGTGTTTAGCTCATATGATAGGAGGGTTGTGGTGACTAAGATGCCAAGGATTATGGTGGAGAGGTTTGTTAAGGAGCATTTGAGAGCTGATGAAGTTATTGGTAGTGAGCTTGTTGTAAACCGATTTGGGTTTGCAACCGGCTTCGTTAAAGGTGAAGTTAACATATACAACCGAGTGGCCAATCTGTTTGTGGATGAGGAACAACCGACGTTAGGGTTGGGAAGGACTTCATCATCTGGTTCTTCATTTTTATCCCTATGCAAG AAAGAAACCCACCCACCATTTATGATCACCAACAAAAAGCATGATGAGCAGCAAGTCCTCCGACCACTCCCAGTGATCTTCCACGATGGTCGACTAGTCAAGCGCCCAACGCCCACAACTGCCCTCTTAATCCTCCTATGGATGCCACTAGGCATCTCACTTGCCTTCATTCGCTTATTCATGGGATTGATATTGCCGATGAGGGCTATACCCTACATGTCTCAACTATTTGGGGGCAAAGTCATTGTGAAAGGCAAAACCCCACCGCCCTTCTCCGGTGGAAACTCCGGCGTGCTATTCGTCTGCACTCACCGAACCCTAATGGATCCCGTTATTCTCTCCGCCGTACTTAAACGTAGAATTCCAGCAGTCACATACTCTATCTCTCGACTATCAGAGCTCTTATCCCCAATCCCCACCGTTCGATTAACTCGTGTTCGGCATGTCGATGCTGAGAGAATCAAGCGTGAACTAACCAAAGGGGACTTGGTGGTTTGCCCCGAAGGAACGACGTGTCGTGAACCTTTTCTTTTGCGGTTTAGTGCACTCTTTGCTGAGCTTACAAACCGAATCGTCCCGGTGGCCATGAACTACAGGGTAGGGTTTTTCCATGCAACGACAGCTAAGGGCTGGAAAGCTTTGGACCccatattcttcttcatgaACCCTAGGCCAGTTTACGAAGTTACGTTCTTGAACCAGTTGCCTGTGGAAGCCACGTGTTCGTCTGGAAAAAGCCCTCATGATGTTGCAAATTACGTGCAAAGAATCTTGGCCTCCACGTTAGGGTTTGAGTGCACCAACTTCACAAGGAAGGACAAGTACAAATTGCTTGCAGGGAACGATGGAACCGTTTCGTATACTTCGTTTGTCGATCAGTTTAAGAAGATG gttgtccTATTTGTGAAGACAAATGGCCCCATGCGCCCCCCGTCACTCCATTGA
- the LOC126627927 gene encoding glycerol-3-phosphate acyltransferase 5-like isoform X3, with product MQTITSSMESIVSELEGTLLRDPDPFSYFMLVAFEASGLIRFAALLMMWPVIRFLEMIGMEEAGHRLMIFVAVFGIPKSEIESVARAVVPKFYMDDLDMEAWKVFSSYDRRVVVTKMPRIMVERFVKEHLRADEVIGSELVVNRFGFATGFVKGEVNIYNRVANLFVDEEQPTLGLGRTSSSGSSFLSLCKKETHPPFMITNKKHDEQQVLRPLPVIFHDGRLVKRPTPTTALLILLWMPLGISLAFIRLFMGLILPMRAIPYMSQLFGGKVIVKGKTPPPFSGGNSGVLFVCTHRTLMDPVILSAVLKRRIPAVTYSISRLSELLSPIPTVRLTRVRHVDAERIKRELTKGDLVVCPEGTTCREPFLLRFSALFAELTNRIVPVAMNYRVGFFHATTAKGWKALDPIFFFMNPRPVYEVTFLNQLPVEATCSSGKSPHDVANYVQRILASTLGFECTNFTRKDKYKLLAGNDGTVSYTSFVDQFKKMSRLSYL from the exons ATGCAAACAATTACTAGCTCAATGGAGTCTATCGTCTCGGAGCTCGAAGGAACACTTCTAAGGGATCCTGACCCCTTCTCCTACTTCATGTTGGTAGCATTTGAGGCGTCGGGTTTGATACGGTTTGCCGCCTTGTTAATGATGTGGCCGGTTATTCGGTTTCTGGAGATGATAGGCATGGAGGAAGCCGGGCATAGGCTAATGATTTTTGTGGCTGTTTTTGGTATTCCAAAATCAGAGATTGAGTCCGTGGCTAGAGCGGTTGTGCCAAAGTTTTACATGGATGATTTAGATATGGAGGCTTGGAAAGTGTTTAGCTCATATGATAGGAGGGTTGTGGTGACTAAGATGCCAAGGATTATGGTGGAGAGGTTTGTTAAGGAGCATTTGAGAGCTGATGAAGTTATTGGTAGTGAGCTTGTTGTAAACCGATTTGGGTTTGCAACCGGCTTCGTTAAAGGTGAAGTTAACATATACAACCGAGTGGCCAATCTGTTTGTGGATGAGGAACAACCGACGTTAGGGTTGGGAAGGACTTCATCATCTGGTTCTTCATTTTTATCCCTATGCAAG AAAGAAACCCACCCACCATTTATGATCACCAACAAAAAGCATGATGAGCAGCAAGTCCTCCGACCACTCCCAGTGATCTTCCACGATGGTCGACTAGTCAAGCGCCCAACGCCCACAACTGCCCTCTTAATCCTCCTATGGATGCCACTAGGCATCTCACTTGCCTTCATTCGCTTATTCATGGGATTGATATTGCCGATGAGGGCTATACCCTACATGTCTCAACTATTTGGGGGCAAAGTCATTGTGAAAGGCAAAACCCCACCGCCCTTCTCCGGTGGAAACTCCGGCGTGCTATTCGTCTGCACTCACCGAACCCTAATGGATCCCGTTATTCTCTCCGCCGTACTTAAACGTAGAATTCCAGCAGTCACATACTCTATCTCTCGACTATCAGAGCTCTTATCCCCAATCCCCACCGTTCGATTAACTCGTGTTCGGCATGTCGATGCTGAGAGAATCAAGCGTGAACTAACCAAAGGGGACTTGGTGGTTTGCCCCGAAGGAACGACGTGTCGTGAACCTTTTCTTTTGCGGTTTAGTGCACTCTTTGCTGAGCTTACAAACCGAATCGTCCCGGTGGCCATGAACTACAGGGTAGGGTTTTTCCATGCAACGACAGCTAAGGGCTGGAAAGCTTTGGACCccatattcttcttcatgaACCCTAGGCCAGTTTACGAAGTTACGTTCTTGAACCAGTTGCCTGTGGAAGCCACGTGTTCGTCTGGAAAAAGCCCTCATGATGTTGCAAATTACGTGCAAAGAATCTTGGCCTCCACGTTAGGGTTTGAGTGCACCAACTTCACAAGGAAGGACAAGTACAAATTGCTTGCAGGGAACGATGGAACCGTTTCGTATACTTCGTTTGTCGATCAGTTTAAGAAGATG agcaggttgtccTATTTGTGA